Proteins encoded within one genomic window of Pieris brassicae chromosome 12, ilPieBrab1.1, whole genome shotgun sequence:
- the LOC123717169 gene encoding glia maturation factor beta produces the protein MSAQNVNVCDIGDDVKEKLKKFRFQKHTSNSALILKVNREKQALEVDEELDSIELEELQDILPSHQPRFIVYSYRMEHSDGRISFPMCFIFYTPRDAHMELQVMYAGTQRALAAAVGAPRLLEVREIDELTNEWLHEKLQR, from the exons ATGTCGGCACAAAATGTCAATGTGTGTGATATAGGAGATGATGTAaaagaaaagttaaaaaaatttcgtTTTCAAAAGCACACGTCCAATAGTGCTTTGATCTTGAAG GTAAATCGTGAGAAGCAGGCTTTGGAAGTAGACGAGGAGCTAGACAGTATTGAGTTAGAAGAACTGCAGGATATCCTACCTTCACATCAGCCACGGTTTATTGTGTACAG ttatagaaTGGAGCACAGCGATGGACGAATATCCTTCCCtatgtgttttatattttatacccCTCGTGATGCGCATATGGAACTTCAG GTGATGTACGCAGGTACTCAACGAGCTTTGGCTGCGGCCGTTGGTGCCCCAAGACTCCTCGAGGTGAGAGAGATAGATGAACTGACCAATGAGTGGCTTCATGAAAAGCTGCAACGGTAA
- the LOC123717168 gene encoding uncharacterized protein LOC123717168 isoform X2 — protein sequence MNWKRPASFPVGQVWTRFQGREKDGKPARMYQIRDMDERWRKQCLDMMQKTFIDDEPLCQILEIEKDPASIQTIRSNWEVIADQGLCIACFTEELGQPKDLVGFNILLVKSRDDAEENLDAIKGEQWKKLLRTLTVAEQLVDVFDLYKVDQILTSSGLTVLPGHRGQNIGARIIAAREQICKTFNIYGVATVFTAITSQVLAAKCGYRTLAELNYEDMKPYGIDLTGCTTKSAKLMGIKHTF from the exons ATGAATTGGAAGCGACCTGCGTCGTTTCCAGTGGGACAGGTGTGGACCAGGTTTCAGGGAAGAGAGAAAGATGGGAAACCAGCTCGTAT GTACCAAATTCGTGACATGGATGAAAGGTGGCGGAAGCAGTGCCTGGACATGATGCAGAAGACATTTATTGACGATGAACCATTGTGTCAAATATTGG AGATCGAGAAGGATCCAGCTTCTATACAAACGATCAGGTCAAACTGGGAAGTTATAGCAGACCAAGGTCTCTGCATTGCCTGCTTTACCGAGGAGCTAGGACAGCCTAAAGACCTGGTGGGTTTTAACATATTGTTGGTGAAGAGCCGGGATGACGCTGAAGAGAATTTAGATGCT ATAAAGGGTGAGCAATGGAAGAAATTGCTAAGGACCCTGACAGTGGCTGAACAGCTTGTGGACGTTTTTGACTTGTACAAGGTAGACCAGATCTTAACTTCCAGTGGATTGACGGTACTACCTGGACACCGCGGACAGAACATAGGCGCTAGGATAATTGCGGCGAG AGAGCAAATATGCAAGACGTTTAACATTTATGGTGTAGCAACGGTTTTCACTGCGATCACCTCACAAGTTCTGGCCGCCAAATGTGGCTATCGCACCCTGGCTGAGTTAAACTATGAAGACATGAAACCGTACGGGATAGACCTCACCGGATGCACCACTAAGAGCGCGAAATTAATGGGAATCAAGCATACATTTTAG
- the LOC123717168 gene encoding uncharacterized protein LOC123717168 isoform X1, protein MLTIKAKQKMMNWKRPASFPVGQVWTRFQGREKDGKPARMYQIRDMDERWRKQCLDMMQKTFIDDEPLCQILEIEKDPASIQTIRSNWEVIADQGLCIACFTEELGQPKDLVGFNILLVKSRDDAEENLDAIKGEQWKKLLRTLTVAEQLVDVFDLYKVDQILTSSGLTVLPGHRGQNIGARIIAAREQICKTFNIYGVATVFTAITSQVLAAKCGYRTLAELNYEDMKPYGIDLTGCTTKSAKLMGIKHTF, encoded by the exons ATGCTAACGATAAAAGCGAAACAGAAAAT GATGAATTGGAAGCGACCTGCGTCGTTTCCAGTGGGACAGGTGTGGACCAGGTTTCAGGGAAGAGAGAAAGATGGGAAACCAGCTCGTAT GTACCAAATTCGTGACATGGATGAAAGGTGGCGGAAGCAGTGCCTGGACATGATGCAGAAGACATTTATTGACGATGAACCATTGTGTCAAATATTGG AGATCGAGAAGGATCCAGCTTCTATACAAACGATCAGGTCAAACTGGGAAGTTATAGCAGACCAAGGTCTCTGCATTGCCTGCTTTACCGAGGAGCTAGGACAGCCTAAAGACCTGGTGGGTTTTAACATATTGTTGGTGAAGAGCCGGGATGACGCTGAAGAGAATTTAGATGCT ATAAAGGGTGAGCAATGGAAGAAATTGCTAAGGACCCTGACAGTGGCTGAACAGCTTGTGGACGTTTTTGACTTGTACAAGGTAGACCAGATCTTAACTTCCAGTGGATTGACGGTACTACCTGGACACCGCGGACAGAACATAGGCGCTAGGATAATTGCGGCGAG AGAGCAAATATGCAAGACGTTTAACATTTATGGTGTAGCAACGGTTTTCACTGCGATCACCTCACAAGTTCTGGCCGCCAAATGTGGCTATCGCACCCTGGCTGAGTTAAACTATGAAGACATGAAACCGTACGGGATAGACCTCACCGGATGCACCACTAAGAGCGCGAAATTAATGGGAATCAAGCATACATTTTAG